Proteins from a genomic interval of Rosa chinensis cultivar Old Blush chromosome 2, RchiOBHm-V2, whole genome shotgun sequence:
- the LOC112186684 gene encoding subtilisin-like protease SBT1.9, with the protein MATLAVLVLCSILISIMASAQSHTYIVHMDSSAMPKAFFDHHKWYLATLSSLSDGVNAEATTSTTTKLIYTYTNAIQGFSATLTLSELESLKSSLGFISYIRDRPLKLLTTRSSRFLGLTPLFGAWPASNYGENVTIGVIDTGVWPESESFNDEGMTQIPSRWKGKCESGTQFSSSLCNKKLIGARFYYKGFIAENPDLNISMKSARDTNGHGTHTSSIAAGNYVKGASYFGYATGTAVGVAPRARIAMYKVGWYGEISGSDVIAAVDQSIQDGVDILSLSLGYSLDEYLYHDIIAIATFAAMNKGIFVAVAAGNDGPGYGTLVNGAPWAVIVGAGTIDRQLGGILTLGNGMKITFPSLYPRNFSRDTQLPLVFNGCQSVMELKKLKGKIVVCKDNMSIDVQVENAKSAKVSGVVFISNATLSDYDTINIFPAAVIGDQDGKLVVDYIKQSSNPKAILEFRKTVIGTKPAPRVDDYSSRGPFPSCPTILKPDILAPGSLILASWSPTSSVSEDQSSPLFSNFNLDTGTSMSAPHVAGVAALIKSVHPDWSPAAIRSALMTTANPLDNTHSPIKDTYGNLIASPLAIGAGHINPNKALDPGLVYDAAADDYIKLLCAMKFTAKQIQIITGSIYKCANRFNIDINYPSFIAYFNSNGSNSDAKVVQEFKRTLTNVGEEQSSYIVNLTALAGLKLKVEPQRLVFTKKYEKLRYKLTMVGPKLLKEDLVQGSLSWIDDGGKYVVRSPIVATNIVPDSLIRD; encoded by the coding sequence ATGGCTACTCTAGCTGTGCTAGTTCTATGCTCAATTCTAATCTCAATCATGGCTTCTGCACAATCTCACACATACATTGTCCACATGGATTCTTCAGCCATGCCCAAAGCCTTCTTTGATCACCACAAATGGTATTTGGCAACCCTTTCATCTCTATCAGACGGTGTCAACGCTGAGGCAACTACCAGTACTACCACAAAGCTCATTTATACCTATACTAATGCAATTCAAGGCTTCAGTGCAACTCTCACACTTTCTGAGCTTGAATCCCTCAAAAGCTCCCTTGGCTTCATTTCATATATTCGTGATCGCCCCCTTAAACTTCTCACCACCCGCTCTTCTCGGTTCCTTGGTCTAACACCCTTGTTTGGCGCTTGGCCTGCTTCGAATTATGGTGAGAATGTCACAATTGGTGTAATTGACACCGGAGTTTGGCCCGAGAGTGAGAGCTTCAATGATGAAGGAATGACTCAAATCCCCTCTagatggaaaggaaaatgtgaATCCGGCACCCAATTTAGCTCTTCCTTGTGCAACAAGAAACTCATTGGGGCCCGGTTTTACTATAAAGGCTTTATTGCAGAGAATCCAGACTTAAATATATCAATGAAGTCAGCCCGCGATACAAATGGACATGGAACACACACTTCCTCTATTGCTGCTGGCAATTATGTAAAGGGCGCATCCTATTTTGGCTATGCTACTGGCACAGCTGTAGGCGTGGCACCAAGAGCTCGAATAGCAATGTACAAAGTGGGTTGGTATGGGGAGATATCCGGATCTGATGTTATTGCTGCCGTAGACCAATCAATTCAAGATGGGGTGGACATATTATCTCTTTCCTTGGGTTATAGCTTGGATGAATATTTGTATCATGACATAATTGCAATAGCGACTTTTGCAGCCATGAATAAGGGAATTTTTGTTGCAGTTGCAGCCGGAAATGATGGCCCTGGCTATGGTACCTTAGTCAATGGAGCACCATGGGCAGTGATAGTTGGTGCAGGAACTATCGATCGCCAGCTCGGAGGAATTTTAACCTTGGGAAATGGTATGAAAATCACTTTCCCATCCTTGTATCCAAGGAACTTCTCTAGAGATACTCAGTTGCCACTTGTTTTTAATGGCTGTCAAAGTGTGATGGAACTGAAGAAACTCAAAGGCAAGATTGTTGTTTGCAAAGACAACATGAGCATAGATGTTCAAGTTGAGAATGCAAAGTCTGCAAAGGTTTCAGGAGTTGTTTTCATATCCAATGCTACCTTGTCAGATTATGATACCATAAACATATTTCCAGCGGCAGTTATTGGTGACCAAGATGGCAAACTGGTAGTAGACTATATTAAGCAAAGTAGTAATCCTAAAGCAATTTTGGAATTCAGGAAAACAGTCATTGGTACAAAACCTGCACCAAGGGTTGACGATTACAGTTCCAGAGGGCCATTTCCAAGCTGCCCAACAATTCTGAAGCCAGACATTTTAGCCCCTGGATCATTAATCTTGGCATCATGGTCCCCAACTAGTTCAGTATCTGAAGATCAGTCAAGCCCTTTGTTTAGTAACTTCAATCTTGACACAGGGACTTCAATGTCAGCGCCTCATGTGGCCGGTGTGGCTGCGCTTATCAAATCTGTGCATCCTGATTGGAGCCCTGCGGCTATTAGATCAGCTCTTATGACCACGGCGAATCCATTAGACAACACTCACAGCCCTATCAAAGACACTTACGGAAACCTCATTGCAAGCCCTTTAGCCATTGGAGCAGGACACATCAATCCCAACAAGGCTCTTGATCCAGGACTAGTCTATGATGCAGCAGCAGATGACTACATAAAGCTTCTATGTGCAATGAAATTCACAGCAAAGCAGATACAAATTATCACAGGGTCCATTTATAAATGTGCCAATAGGTTCAACATTGATATTAATTACCCGTCTTTCATTGCTTACTTTAACAGTAACGGGTCAAATTCGGATGCAAAAGTTGTGCAAGAGTTCAAGAGGACACTAACAAATGTGGGAGAGGAACAGTCCAGTTACATTGTGAATCTTACAGCCTTGGCTGGTTTGAAATTGAAGGTGGAGCCACAGAGGTTGGTGTTCACAAAGAAGTATGAGAAGCTAAGGTACAAGCTGACTATGGTAGGTCCAAAATTGTTGAAAGAAGATTTGGTTCAGGGCTCACTTAGTTGGATTGATGATGGTGGAAAATATGTAGTGAGAAGTCCAATAGTGGCCACAAACATAGTGCCAGATTCTCTGATAAGGGATTAA